The Hornefia porci genome contains the following window.
CGCATTATAAATCGGCAGAACCATAAAGGGCAGAAAGTCATAGACCATGCCCAGCACCACCGCCGCGGGCGTGTTGATGATGGTCAGGGCAGGCAGATGGAGGTGCGTCAGTACTGTATTGAAAATTCCGCCCTTCTCCAGAATCACCTGCCACGCCATCGTCCGCAGCAGAAAATTCATCCACATCGGAAGGATGAAGATGAATATGATAAACCCCCGGCGTCCCAGACTGCTGTCCTTCAGGATCAGCGCCAGGGGAAAAGCCAGAAGCAGGCAGATCGCAGTGCTGATCAGCGCGAGCAGCAGGGACAGACCCAGCGCCTGCCCGTGAACCGGCTGAAAAATCGCCAGGATATTATTCAATGTAAACGCTCCGGTGCGGTCCGTCAGGCCATAATAGAGAATCATCGCCAGCGGAATGACAGTTCCCGCAGCCAGCCATACCAGAAACGGCACAGCACAGTATTTTTTAGACATCGCGGCGTATCGCCTC
Protein-coding sequences here:
- a CDS encoding ABC transporter permease, translating into MSKKYCAVPFLVWLAAGTVIPLAMILYYGLTDRTGAFTLNNILAIFQPVHGQALGLSLLLALISTAICLLLAFPLALILKDSSLGRRGFIIFIFILPMWMNFLLRTMAWQVILEKGGIFNTVLTHLHLPALTIINTPAAVVLGMVYDFLPFMVLPIYNAMMKIDDSIIEAAYDLGAGKSTVLRRILLPMSIPGIASGITMVFVPSLTTFVISNILGGGKIYLIGNIIEQEFTTSANWNLGSGLSLVMMLFIIVSMAALNALDKNGEGNFI